In Sphingobacterium sp. SRCM116780, the genomic stretch GTACCCAATGATCTCAAACTATGTGCCTACTTACGTATGAACATGAGCAGTAAAGAAATTGCTTCTCTTTTAAATATTACCACTCGAGGTGTTGAAATAAGAAGATACCGATTACGCAAAAAATTGAATATTCCGACTGAAAAAAACCTGACAGAATTCTTACTTGAAGTATAAAAATCCGCTGTCCATCATATATGATATGTTCTAATATTTTGAACATATCATGCACTTAAACACCTCTCACATTTCTACTATACCCACAAAAAATCGTTCATTTACTACATCATTACCTCTCCTTGTCAAAAGTGTACAAAACACACTATATCTCTTTTTTTAATTGTAAACAAAAAATCACAAACAACTGAATAAAAGATATTTAATTTTAAAAAAATAAATAGATTTTAACAAAACTAAATCAAGTGTAACATTGTTGTAGTTAAATAATTGCTGTAATAAATTATACATCACATCTTTGTTACGCAGTATAAAGCATACTGCGTAACCAATTTGAATCAATTAACAAATAAATTGATAGAATTTACACACTAAACAAACACATATGAGGAAATTATTTACTTATGGACTGTTCTTGTTCATGCTGTTTTTATTCCTACCCGGATTTGCACAGCAAGCAGCGAGAATAAGCGGAAAAATTACAGATATGAGCAATGGCTCTCCAATATCCGGAGCTACTGTAGTTGTAAAAGGCAGTTCAACTGCCACGCAGTCCGATGGACAGGGTATTTTCAACATCCAAGCAAAAAGTACAGATATACTAACTGTAACTTATGTAGGATTTAAAACAAAAGAGGTTCCTGTTGGAAGTAGCACGAACCTAAACATTGCTTTAGAAAATGAATCTGCAGCATTAGAAGAGGTTGTCGTTATTGGTTATGGTACAGCAAAGAAAAGTGACCTTACCGCTCCCGTGACAAGCGTAAATGTGGAAGATTTAAACAAAAGAACCACGGCCAACCCGATGCAAGCTTTACAAGGTAGTGTTTCCGGTGTGCAGGTAGTTACTAAAGGAGCTCCTGGTAGTTCGGCTACAGTACGAGTGAGGGGTGTTGGATCTTTGAACAATGAGAACCCACTTTATGTTGTAGATGGTATGTTTGTGGACAATATCGACTTCTTAAATTCAAATGATATTGAAGATATGTCGATCTTAAAAGATGCTTCTGGAGCAGCTATTTATGGGGTACGCGCAGCCAACGGTGTGGTATTGATTACTACTAAAAAGGGAAAGATGAACATGAAAACTCGTGTGAACTATAACGGTTACGTGGGTTTCCAAAGTCCTACCAATATGTTAAAAATGGCTAATGGAAGTGAATATGCAGCTATGCAACTGTTGAAAAGAACTTCTTCTGATTCATCCCGTGTTTTATTATCAGTAGCTAAATTTGGAGGATCAGGTCTTAATCCAAGCACAAATACCGATTGGTACTCAGAATTATTAAGTAAAAATGCCCCAATGCATAGTCATGCTGTGGATATCATGGGCGGTACAGACCGTGTTAATTACTCGTTTGGTGCGAATTACTTATACCAAGATGGTGTAATGGATGCCAAAAATGATTATAAACGATACAACATCAGACTACAAACAGAAGCTAAGGCTTTTGATTGGTTGAAAGTAGGATTTACCGTGCACATGAGTAATTCTACATTATTCTCTCCTGAAAATGGCGCTTTTGTACTTGCTTATTATGCTTCTCCATTATACCCCGTGTACGATCAGACAAACAATTTGGCTTTTCCAGAAAAGTTTGCTTCTTCAACATCATTAGGTTATAATAATGGTGTTTACAATAACCCATATGCAGCGGCTTTCTATCGTTATGATCGGACAAAATCTTTTCAAGTGTTGCCATCATTTTATGCTGACGCCAATATCTGGAAAGACAAAATCACGTTCAAAACTCAATTTAGTCAAAAGTTAGCTTCGAACCAAAACTACAATTATCTTCCTGAATATTATGTTGATAATACGCAACGTTCGGCTTTATCTAAATTGGTTTCTATCCAAGACCGTTATACCAACTACATTTGGGATAATTTATTGACCTATAAAGATCAAGTGAATGATCATAGCTGGTCGGTATTGTTAGGTCAATCGGTTAGAGAAGATCGTTGGAGAAATACAAATGTATCTGCAGATAATATCCCTGCAAACGAAGAAAGCTGGTATGTCAACCAAGGAACTAAATCCGTTACTGGTTATTCTGAAGACGGTACACGTAATGCTGGATTGTCTTATTTTGCCAGAGGTACTTATGATTTTAAAAAGACATATTTGTTAACAGCGACTTTCCGTGCTGATGGAAGTTCTAAATACCAAACAAAATGGGGTTACTTCCCTTCTGTCGGTCTTGGATGGGTGTTATCTAACGAGTCCTTCTTAGCAAATTCTAGTGCAATTAATTTCTTAAAATTAAGAGGTAGCTGGGGTAAATTAGGTAATGATGGAATCACTGCAAATGCAGGTTACGCAACCTTAAATACAGGAAATGATTATTCTGGTATTTTTGGAAGTATGGGATTAGCAAATGGTGCTTACCTACCTGGATATACCATTGAAAGTCAGTTTTCTAAAATTGGATGGGAAGTTGTTGAAGAGTGGGATGCTGGTTTAGATTTTACCTTAGCAAAAAATAAATTAAAAGGTTCCTTAGACTATTATCACAGATTAACAACTGGATTGGCTTTTAATAGAACGCGCTCATTAAGAGGTGGTACGATCTATGGAAATTTCGGTGATGTTGCGAATAGCGGTTTAGAATTGAATTTATCTTGGTCTGATAAGTTTGGTGATTTGGGTTATAAAATCGGAGGTAACTTAACGACATTGAAAAATGAAGTGAAAGATCTAGGTGGCTTAGCTTACCTATCGACTGGAAAATCAGAATTCCCTACCCGTATTGAAGTTGGACAACCATTAAACTTCTTCTACGGATACGAGCAAATCGGTGTTTATCAAAATCAAGCTGAAGTAACAGCTGATCCTATTGCAGTCGCAAATAATGTTCAACCTGGATATTTTAAATACAAAGATCAAAATGGTGACAATGTATTAGATGAAAAAGATCGTGTTAATTTAGGTAGTTATTTACCAAAAGTTATGTACGGTTTCAATGTCGCATTTGATTACAAAAATTTTGACTTAGGTATTGCTTTTCAAGGTCAGTCGGGTAACAAAATCTTAAATCAAAATAGAGCATTACGTTCTAAATATACAGATATGAATGGTGATGCTGATTTTGTAACGAATCTATGGACAGGTGAAGGATCTACAAATAAATATCCTTCTGCTTATGGTACTACTCAGAATTACAATTATGCTGCTAATTCATTTTTCGTAGAGGATGGTTCTTATTTACGTATTCAAAATGTTCAACTTGGTTACAGTTTTTCTGTAGGTAAAGAGGAAAAGAAAACGGGCATTAGACTTTACATTACAGCGGATAGACCTGCAATATTTACAAAATATAACGGATTCACACCAGAGATTACGGGAACTACTGAAGGTGGTGGTTATGACAGTAATACCTACCCTATCTCATCAACATATAGTTTTGGTGTACGTGTATCTTATTAATGGTATTATTTAGATTAATCAATATGAAAAATTATATAAAATTTGCTTTACTTTCAGGATCGCTAATATTAGGGAGTTGTTCAAAAGATTTTTTGGATCGTCCCTTAGAAAATACAAGTCCTGCAGAAAGTGTCGATTATACAGACTTAAGCCTGATGTATCAACCTGTTTCGGGTGTATACAGAAATGCTGGTAAAGCGGCTCCAGGATTTGTCCACTGGGTAGATTTAGGTATTCGTGGTGTACGTGGAGATGATTTGAACAAAGGTAGCTCCACACTCGATCAATCACCTTTAACGGATATCAAATACTTTAGAAATACAGGTATTTCTGTTCAGAATTTTTGGGGGATGAACAACTGTTGGACAGATTATTATGGCTTTATCTTTTATTGTAATGAAGCATTAGCAGAATTGGATAAATTTGCTGCTAATATTCCAGCGTCCGATGCGGCATCATTAGCCCGAAATAAAAGCTATAAAGGAGAACTGAGATTTTTAAGAGCCTTTGCTCATTTAACGGTATCGCGTGTGTTTGGTGATGTGCCTATTTTAACGGATAACGCGATGATCAATGAGGTTCCAAAAAGTACAGTTGATCAAGTTCGTCAATTTATTATTGATGAAATGGATCTTTCGATCCCAGACATGGAGGATGTGAGACCTAATCAAGCGAGTCACGTTGGCGCCGTAACCAAATATTCAGCTTTACTTTTAAAGGCAAAAGCGGCAACTGATTTGGCGAAAAATGATAATGGCAGTACATATTGGAATATTGTGCTTGATGCAACTAATCAAATCATCTCAAGCAACAAATTCAGCCTTTATGCTGATTATTATGAGTTATTCAAACGTCCAGGAAAACTAAGCAACGAGTCATTATATGAGATCCAATTTACTGATTTTGGAACAAGTAGTGGAACAGATGTAAGTCCAGATGCATTTTTTGCTTTCCAAGGTCCTTCAGGAAACCAACAGGGAAGTCCAATAAGTGGATGGGGATTTTTAACACCTTCTCAAAAAATAGTTGATTTCTTAACAGCGCGAGGGGAAGCAACTCGTCTAAAAACCACTATTCTTTATGCAGGTGCAACAACTTCTACTTTTGTAACAAGTCCAAGTGGCGATAATGTTTACGGAAATACCAATGGTGATAAATATTTTAATGGTAAGGTTTACTTTCCTAAAAATCAAATGACACCTGGAAGAACAAGCTACGGATCGGACAATAACGTACGTGTTTATCGTTATTCTGATGTGTTGCTGTTAAATGCAGAAGCAAAAATCAGAAAAGGTCAAAATGGAGATCAACAGCTGAATATGGTACGCAACCGTGTTGGTTTAGGTTCGATTACCAATGCGACATTACAACAGGTACTGGATGAAAGAAGAGCAGAATTTGCTTGTGAATGGTGGGGTGAACGTTACAATGATTTAGTCCGTACAGGTACTGCAGCAACTGCTTTGGCAGAATTTGGTTTTGTAGCAGGACAAAGTGAGTACTTACCAATACCTCAAGTACAAAAAGATTTAAATCAAAATTTAAACTAAACAATGGGTAGACATGAATTCGTTCATGTCTACTTTTTTACTTTCCTATGAAAACATCGACTTCTATACTCGTGATTTGCTTTGCATTTTTTTTCTCATGCAAAACAAATTCACATATACCTGCAGATAAAAACACTTCAAAATTAAGTGACGAGGCTTTATTGACGTTAATTCAAAAACAAACTTTTCAATACTTTTGGGATGGTGCTGAACCGACTTCTGGTATGGCAAGAGAACGTATACATATCGATGGTGTATATCCTGAAAATGATCAAAATGTCATTACCATTGGTGGTAGTGGTTTTGGTCTAATGGGGCTCCTCGTGGGTATTGAACGCCAATTTATTCCAAAACAAGAGGGCGAAAATCGTATTGCAAAAATCTTAGATTACCTTAAAAAAGCTGACCGTTTCCACGGGGCTTGGTCTCATTGGTATGAGGGTCCTACAGGCAAGGTAAAATCATTTAGTAAACAAGATGATGGAGCTGATGTTGTAGAAACAGCTTTCATGGCACAAGCATTGATTTGTGTACGTGAATATTATAAAAATGGTACAGCAAGCCAACAGAACATGGCGAAACAGGCTGATATGCTTTGGAAAGACATCGATTGGAATTTCTTCCGAAATGAAAAAGATGTCCTTTATTGGCATTGGAGTCCTACTTATGGCTGGGGAATGAACCATGCTATTCAAGGTTATGATGAATGCTTGATTACTTATATTCTAGCTGCATCCTCCCCTACTTTTGCGATTCCCGCTGATACTTATCATAAAGGATGGGCTCGAAGCGGAGCAATTGTTAGCAAGGAAACAAAATTTGGAATTCCTTTGGTACTCAAACACAATGCATCTCCAAATGCTGTTGGTCCACTATTCTGGGAACACTACTCGTATTTAGGATTAAATCCAAAAGGATTAAAAGATCAGTATGCGCATTACTGGGATGTTGTGAGCAACCACACAAAAATTAATATTGCTTATGCCAATCAAAATCCAAAAAATTATGTGGGATATGGTGGTGATAAAGGTTGGGGACTAACCGCAAGTTATTCGATTAAAGGATATGACGCTCACCATCCTGATAATGATCATGGTGTCATCAGCCCAACGGCAGCACTTTCTTCTATCGCCTATACACCAAAAGAAAGTCTGGCATTTGCTCATTATCTATATGAACATCTAGGTTCAAAAACTTGGGGAAAATATGGATTCTATGACGCCTATAGCGAAACGGCAAATTGGTATCCACAACGTTATTTAGCCATTGATCAAGGTCCTATTCTGGTTATGATTGAAAACTATAGATCTGGTTTGATGTGGAAATTGTTTATGGGTGCCCCTGATGTACAACAGGGATTAAATAAATTAGGTTTTACTACTGAATAGTTTTGAATATGAAATGGATCCGAGTTACGTTTCTAGTAAGTATACTATTTTTGCTTTCTACACAGGGAAAAGCACAAGAACAACAAAAGACCTATTGTAATCCTATTAATTTAGATTATGCCTATATACCTATCCCTAATTTTTCTGAATGGGGCAGGCATCGTGCAACTGCTGATCCTATGATTGTGAACTATAAAGGTGATTATTATCTATTCAGTACCAATCAATGGGGCTATTGGTGGAGTCCAGATCTATCACAATGGAATTTTGTGTCTAAGAAATTTCTACGGTCTTGGAATGGCAAAGTTTATGATGAGTTATGTGCTCCTGCCGTAGGTATTGTTGGAGATACTTTGCTGGTGTTTGGATCTACGTATACAGACAAATTCAGCATTTGGATGAGTACAAATCCCAAGGCCAATGAATGGAAACCTTTGGTGGACTCGTTTGCTATAGGGGGATGGGATCCTGATTTTTTTACGGATGATAATGGTCGGTTCTATATGTACAATGGTAGTAGCAATCGTTACCCTTTGTATGGAATTGAATTAAATCGAAAAACTATGGCGCCTATTGGCACCAGAAAAGAACTGTTATCGTTAGATGATTGGCGATACGGATGGCAACGTTTTGGCGAAAATATGGATAATACTTTTCTGGATCCTTTTTTAGAAGGAGCACATATGACCAAGCATAATGGGAAATACTACTTTCAATTTGCTGGCCCGGGAACAGAATTTAGTGGTTATGCTGATGGTGTGGCCGTTGGTGATACACCATTGGGTCCATTTGTATTGCAGTCGGATCCATTAAGCTATAAACCTGGAGGATTTGCTCGAGGCGCTGGACATGGGTCTACTTTCCAGGATAATGAAAAAAATTACTGGCATGTTTCCACCATTACGTTAGGAGTCAAAAACAATTTCGAACGTAGATTGGGCATCTGGCCAGCAGGTTTTGATCAGGATGGTGTCATGTTTACCAATACAGCTTTTGGAGATTATCCACATTATTTGCCAAATGGTTCCGGTGATCATCTTAAAAGTCGTTTTACTGGATGGATGCTCCTCAATTATAATAAACCTATACAGGTTTCATCCACTTTCGCCGCAAATTACGGACCTAACAATGCGGTAGATGAAAGTATGAAAACATATTGGAGCGCATCTTCAGGGAATAAAGGAGAATGGATACAGACTGATCTTGGCAAAATATCAACAGTAAAAGCTGTTCAGATTAACTACGCTGACCAAGATGTCGATAGTTCTTTCCTTGGAAAACAAGTCAATATATACCATCAGTATGTGCTATATGCTTCCTTAGATGGTAAAAAATGGCAAGTTATAGTAGATAAAAGCAAAAATAAAACGGATGTCCCACATGATTATGTGGCTTTATCAAAAACTGTTCAGGCACGTTACATCAAATTAGAAAATATACATATGCCTTCTGGTAAATTTGCGATCTCTGGTTTACGTGTATTTGGTAATGGTAACGGTGAAAAGCCTGAGCAAGTAAAACAATTTTTCGTTATGCGAACGGAAAAAGATAAACGTAGTGCCTGGATCAAGTGGCAACCTGTAGATGATGCCTATGCATATAATATCTATACAGGTTTAGCACCAGATAAACTCTATAATTGTATCATGGTACATAATGCAAATGAATACTATTATAAAGCAATGGATAGTCAAAAGCCTTATTATTTTACAATAGAGGCGATCAATGAAAACGGTGTGTCCTTACGACATGAAATTATAAAAATAGATTAAGATGAAAAAATGGTTGGTAACCTCAATTTTAACGGTGTCTACAGCTTTCACAACTTTTGCTCAAGATCATAAAATGGATAAATTCATTTTGGACTTAATGAACAAAATGACTGTGGAAGAGAAGATTGGACAGTTAAATTTGGTAACAGGTGGTGAAGCGGTAACGGGAACATCTGTCAGTACAGGTGTAGAATCTAAAATCAAAGCTGGTCAGATTGGTGGAATATTCAGCATGAGTACACCATCAAAAATTAGAGCTACACAGGAATTAGCAATTAAACAATCACGTCTGAAAATTCCGATTATATTTGGAATGGATGTAATACATGGTTATAAAACCTTATTTCCAATACCACTTGGTTTAGCTGCGACTTGGGATATTGGATTAATTCAAGAAACAGCTCGTATTGCCGCAACAGAAGCAGCGGCTGATGGGATCAATTGGACATTCTCCCCTATGGTCGATATTTCCCGTGATCCCAGATGGGGGCGTTTCTCTGAAGGTAGTGGCGAAGATCCTTATTTAGGTTCTCGTATAGCGGAGGCCATGGTAAAAGGATATCAAGGGGATGATTTAAAAGCGATCAATACACTTATGGCATGTGTCAAACACTTTGCCCTATATGGTGCTGCAGAATCGGGTCGGGATTACAACACGACTGATATGAGTTTACATCGGATGTATAATGAGTATTTCCCTCCTTATAAAGCAGCGATTGATGCTGGAGCGGGTACGGTTATGACTTCTTTCAATGACATCAATGGTGTTCCCGCAACAGCGAATCATTGGTTAGTTACCGATGTGCTTCGCAAACAATGGGGATTTAA encodes the following:
- a CDS encoding RagB/SusD family nutrient uptake outer membrane protein; protein product: MKNYIKFALLSGSLILGSCSKDFLDRPLENTSPAESVDYTDLSLMYQPVSGVYRNAGKAAPGFVHWVDLGIRGVRGDDLNKGSSTLDQSPLTDIKYFRNTGISVQNFWGMNNCWTDYYGFIFYCNEALAELDKFAANIPASDAASLARNKSYKGELRFLRAFAHLTVSRVFGDVPILTDNAMINEVPKSTVDQVRQFIIDEMDLSIPDMEDVRPNQASHVGAVTKYSALLLKAKAATDLAKNDNGSTYWNIVLDATNQIISSNKFSLYADYYELFKRPGKLSNESLYEIQFTDFGTSSGTDVSPDAFFAFQGPSGNQQGSPISGWGFLTPSQKIVDFLTARGEATRLKTTILYAGATTSTFVTSPSGDNVYGNTNGDKYFNGKVYFPKNQMTPGRTSYGSDNNVRVYRYSDVLLLNAEAKIRKGQNGDQQLNMVRNRVGLGSITNATLQQVLDERRAEFACEWWGERYNDLVRTGTAATALAEFGFVAGQSEYLPIPQVQKDLNQNLN
- a CDS encoding SusC/RagA family TonB-linked outer membrane protein; the protein is MRKLFTYGLFLFMLFLFLPGFAQQAARISGKITDMSNGSPISGATVVVKGSSTATQSDGQGIFNIQAKSTDILTVTYVGFKTKEVPVGSSTNLNIALENESAALEEVVVIGYGTAKKSDLTAPVTSVNVEDLNKRTTANPMQALQGSVSGVQVVTKGAPGSSATVRVRGVGSLNNENPLYVVDGMFVDNIDFLNSNDIEDMSILKDASGAAIYGVRAANGVVLITTKKGKMNMKTRVNYNGYVGFQSPTNMLKMANGSEYAAMQLLKRTSSDSSRVLLSVAKFGGSGLNPSTNTDWYSELLSKNAPMHSHAVDIMGGTDRVNYSFGANYLYQDGVMDAKNDYKRYNIRLQTEAKAFDWLKVGFTVHMSNSTLFSPENGAFVLAYYASPLYPVYDQTNNLAFPEKFASSTSLGYNNGVYNNPYAAAFYRYDRTKSFQVLPSFYADANIWKDKITFKTQFSQKLASNQNYNYLPEYYVDNTQRSALSKLVSIQDRYTNYIWDNLLTYKDQVNDHSWSVLLGQSVREDRWRNTNVSADNIPANEESWYVNQGTKSVTGYSEDGTRNAGLSYFARGTYDFKKTYLLTATFRADGSSKYQTKWGYFPSVGLGWVLSNESFLANSSAINFLKLRGSWGKLGNDGITANAGYATLNTGNDYSGIFGSMGLANGAYLPGYTIESQFSKIGWEVVEEWDAGLDFTLAKNKLKGSLDYYHRLTTGLAFNRTRSLRGGTIYGNFGDVANSGLELNLSWSDKFGDLGYKIGGNLTTLKNEVKDLGGLAYLSTGKSEFPTRIEVGQPLNFFYGYEQIGVYQNQAEVTADPIAVANNVQPGYFKYKDQNGDNVLDEKDRVNLGSYLPKVMYGFNVAFDYKNFDLGIAFQGQSGNKILNQNRALRSKYTDMNGDADFVTNLWTGEGSTNKYPSAYGTTQNYNYAANSFFVEDGSYLRIQNVQLGYSFSVGKEEKKTGIRLYITADRPAIFTKYNGFTPEITGTTEGGGYDSNTYPISSTYSFGVRVSY
- a CDS encoding glucoamylase family protein; this encodes MKTSTSILVICFAFFFSCKTNSHIPADKNTSKLSDEALLTLIQKQTFQYFWDGAEPTSGMARERIHIDGVYPENDQNVITIGGSGFGLMGLLVGIERQFIPKQEGENRIAKILDYLKKADRFHGAWSHWYEGPTGKVKSFSKQDDGADVVETAFMAQALICVREYYKNGTASQQNMAKQADMLWKDIDWNFFRNEKDVLYWHWSPTYGWGMNHAIQGYDECLITYILAASSPTFAIPADTYHKGWARSGAIVSKETKFGIPLVLKHNASPNAVGPLFWEHYSYLGLNPKGLKDQYAHYWDVVSNHTKINIAYANQNPKNYVGYGGDKGWGLTASYSIKGYDAHHPDNDHGVISPTAALSSIAYTPKESLAFAHYLYEHLGSKTWGKYGFYDAYSETANWYPQRYLAIDQGPILVMIENYRSGLMWKLFMGAPDVQQGLNKLGFTTE
- a CDS encoding family 43 glycosylhydrolase, which codes for MKWIRVTFLVSILFLLSTQGKAQEQQKTYCNPINLDYAYIPIPNFSEWGRHRATADPMIVNYKGDYYLFSTNQWGYWWSPDLSQWNFVSKKFLRSWNGKVYDELCAPAVGIVGDTLLVFGSTYTDKFSIWMSTNPKANEWKPLVDSFAIGGWDPDFFTDDNGRFYMYNGSSNRYPLYGIELNRKTMAPIGTRKELLSLDDWRYGWQRFGENMDNTFLDPFLEGAHMTKHNGKYYFQFAGPGTEFSGYADGVAVGDTPLGPFVLQSDPLSYKPGGFARGAGHGSTFQDNEKNYWHVSTITLGVKNNFERRLGIWPAGFDQDGVMFTNTAFGDYPHYLPNGSGDHLKSRFTGWMLLNYNKPIQVSSTFAANYGPNNAVDESMKTYWSASSGNKGEWIQTDLGKISTVKAVQINYADQDVDSSFLGKQVNIYHQYVLYASLDGKKWQVIVDKSKNKTDVPHDYVALSKTVQARYIKLENIHMPSGKFAISGLRVFGNGNGEKPEQVKQFFVMRTEKDKRSAWIKWQPVDDAYAYNIYTGLAPDKLYNCIMVHNANEYYYKAMDSQKPYYFTIEAINENGVSLRHEIIKID